Proteins from a genomic interval of Geodermatophilus obscurus DSM 43160:
- a CDS encoding Fur family transcriptional regulator encodes MPAPHPPSDALPSGDQPLAERLRARGLRLTTQRQRVLAAVAALEHATPEEIATRLREEAGPDGAAPDTSTVYRNLELLERLRLVWHTHLGKGAPVYHAAEHPHLHVVCAGCGEISSVDPALLDGAAERLAADLGFQLDVGHVALSGTCRACRERAGSES; translated from the coding sequence GTGCCCGCCCCGCACCCGCCCTCCGACGCCCTGCCGTCGGGTGACCAGCCGCTGGCCGAGCGCCTGCGCGCCCGCGGGCTGCGGCTGACCACCCAGCGCCAGCGGGTGCTCGCCGCGGTCGCCGCACTCGAGCACGCCACCCCCGAGGAGATCGCCACCCGGCTGCGCGAGGAGGCCGGCCCGGACGGCGCGGCGCCGGACACCTCGACGGTCTACCGCAACCTCGAGCTGCTCGAGCGGCTCCGGCTGGTGTGGCACACCCACCTCGGCAAGGGCGCGCCGGTCTACCACGCCGCCGAGCACCCGCACCTGCACGTGGTGTGCGCCGGCTGCGGGGAGATCTCCTCGGTCGACCCGGCACTGCTCGACGGCGCCGCGGAACGTCTGGCGGCCGATCTCGGTTTCCAGCTGGACGTGGGGCACGTCGCGCTGTCGGGGACGTGCCGCGCGTGCCGCGAACGAGCCGGATCGGAGTCCTGA
- a CDS encoding asparaginase — translation MLVEVWRSGFLESVHRGSLVVVGPDGAVLHAVGDVDRPVLPRSANKPVQATALLAAGWTPRSGEELAIGAGSHSGEDGHRELVAGMLAAAGLSPDDLGCPPALPLHDPDFAAWLAAGRAPERLAMNCSGKHAAMLSACVAAGWPTDGYLEREHPLQQAVEARLGEAAGTPVAAVVVDGCGAPQHGLPLTGLARGVSSLVEAAAGAHDRAVADAMRAHPWFVAGTGREDTDLMCAVDGLLVKGGADGVHVAALPGRGAVALKLDDGGDRGRAPALCAGLLRLGVPAEQLSPWSLTPVSGGAGVVGEVRAAAALLR, via the coding sequence GTGCTGGTCGAGGTGTGGCGCTCGGGGTTCCTGGAGTCGGTGCACCGCGGCTCGCTGGTCGTCGTCGGCCCCGACGGTGCGGTGCTGCACGCGGTCGGGGACGTCGACCGTCCGGTGCTGCCGCGGTCGGCGAACAAGCCGGTGCAGGCGACCGCGCTGCTGGCCGCCGGCTGGACGCCGCGCTCGGGGGAGGAGCTGGCCATCGGCGCCGGCTCGCACTCCGGCGAGGACGGCCACCGTGAGCTGGTCGCCGGGATGCTCGCGGCCGCGGGTCTCTCGCCCGACGACCTCGGCTGCCCGCCGGCGCTGCCGCTGCACGATCCCGACTTCGCGGCCTGGCTGGCCGCCGGCCGGGCGCCGGAGCGGCTGGCGATGAACTGCTCCGGCAAGCACGCGGCGATGCTGTCGGCCTGCGTCGCCGCCGGCTGGCCCACGGACGGGTACCTCGAGCGCGAGCACCCGCTGCAGCAGGCGGTCGAGGCCCGGCTCGGCGAGGCGGCGGGCACGCCGGTGGCGGCGGTCGTCGTCGACGGCTGCGGGGCCCCGCAGCACGGGCTGCCGCTGACGGGCCTGGCACGGGGGGTGTCCTCGCTGGTCGAGGCCGCGGCCGGCGCGCACGACCGGGCGGTCGCCGACGCGATGCGGGCGCACCCCTGGTTCGTGGCGGGCACCGGCCGGGAGGACACCGACCTCATGTGCGCCGTCGACGGCCTGCTGGTCAAGGGCGGGGCCGACGGCGTGCACGTCGCCGCCCTGCCGGGCCGCGGCGCGGTCGCGCTGAAGCTCGACGACGGCGGCGACCGCGGCCGCGCGCCCGCGCTGTGCGCCGGGCTGCTGCGCCTCGGCGTCCCGGCCGAGCAGCTGAGCCCCTGGTCGCTGACGCCGGTCTCCGGCGGGGCCGGCGTGGTCGGAGAGGTGCGAGCGGCCGCTGCGCTGCTGAGGTGA
- a CDS encoding helix-turn-helix domain-containing protein, which yields MQNPGDFVRGQVTTVRGVVDQLAGSVAETVAAERSKVSATGSQVGEFIREQRSAARVSLRELARTAGVSNPYLSQVERGLRKPSAEILAAIAKGLKISAETLYEQAGILDRRDGNPDTVAAIRADQSLSERHKAVLLELYGTYVREHATSASTPADPTDPTPNRSTKESA from the coding sequence GTGCAGAACCCGGGGGACTTCGTCCGCGGACAGGTGACCACCGTCCGCGGCGTGGTGGACCAGCTCGCGGGCAGCGTCGCCGAGACGGTCGCCGCCGAGCGCTCCAAGGTCTCGGCCACCGGTTCCCAGGTCGGGGAGTTCATCCGCGAGCAGCGCAGCGCCGCCCGGGTGTCCCTCCGCGAGCTCGCCCGCACGGCGGGGGTGAGCAACCCCTACCTGTCGCAGGTGGAGCGAGGGCTGCGCAAGCCGTCGGCGGAGATCCTCGCGGCGATCGCCAAGGGTCTGAAGATCTCCGCCGAGACGCTCTACGAGCAGGCCGGGATCCTCGACCGCCGCGACGGCAACCCGGACACCGTGGCGGCCATCCGTGCCGACCAGTCGCTCTCCGAGCGGCACAAGGCCGTGCTGCTCGAGCTGTACGGGACCTACGTCCGGGAGCACGCCACGAGCGCGTCCACCCCGGCAGACCCCACTGACCCCACCCCGAACCGTTCCACGAAGGAGTCGGCATGA
- a CDS encoding YgfZ/GcvT domain-containing protein — protein MSTPSPLLSRPGAVPVEDGSVPAHYGSPLREQRELAEGAGLVDRSDRDVLVVPGADRLTWLHSLLTQHLEQLGDGVGAEALELSPNGHVEHHLVLAELAGSTWVDVEPGTGAALQTYLERMRFLLRVEPALVTGAWALLSLAGPRGDEVLAAAGLPVPALPYAVLALDGGGWVRRMPPIGDGAPVVDLLVPRGELAARADALLAAGAAPAGVDAYEALRVEARRPRLGVDTDHRTIPNETGWLTSAVHLAKGCYRGQETVARVHNLGRPPRRLVLLHLDGLAEQLPEAGTPVQLGARDVGRVGSVVRHHELGVVALALVKQSVAMDAELTVAGARAAIDPDDAPVTLDDTVAAARDRVQAVRSGTIPR, from the coding sequence ATGTCCACCCCCAGCCCCCTGCTGTCGCGCCCCGGTGCCGTCCCCGTGGAGGACGGGTCCGTCCCGGCGCACTACGGCAGCCCGCTCCGCGAGCAGCGCGAGCTCGCCGAGGGCGCCGGCCTGGTCGACCGCAGCGACCGCGACGTGCTCGTCGTCCCCGGTGCCGACCGGCTGACCTGGCTGCACAGCCTGCTGACCCAGCACCTCGAGCAGCTCGGCGACGGCGTCGGCGCGGAGGCCCTGGAGCTGTCCCCGAACGGGCACGTCGAGCACCACCTGGTCCTCGCCGAGCTGGCGGGCAGCACCTGGGTCGACGTGGAGCCGGGCACCGGCGCGGCGCTGCAGACGTACCTGGAGCGGATGCGGTTCCTGCTCCGCGTCGAGCCGGCGCTGGTGACCGGTGCGTGGGCGCTGCTGTCGCTGGCCGGCCCCCGCGGCGACGAGGTGCTCGCCGCCGCCGGCCTGCCCGTTCCCGCCCTGCCGTACGCGGTGCTCGCCCTGGACGGCGGCGGGTGGGTGCGCCGGATGCCCCCGATCGGGGACGGCGCCCCCGTCGTCGACCTGCTGGTGCCGCGCGGCGAGCTGGCCGCCCGCGCCGACGCGCTGCTGGCTGCGGGGGCCGCGCCCGCCGGGGTGGACGCCTACGAGGCGCTGCGGGTCGAGGCCCGCCGTCCGCGCCTGGGCGTCGACACCGACCACCGCACCATCCCCAACGAGACCGGCTGGCTGACCAGCGCCGTCCACCTGGCCAAGGGCTGCTACCGCGGCCAGGAGACCGTGGCCCGCGTGCACAACCTGGGCCGCCCGCCGCGGCGGCTGGTGCTGCTGCACCTCGATGGCCTGGCCGAGCAGCTCCCGGAGGCCGGGACGCCGGTGCAGCTCGGCGCGCGCGACGTCGGCCGGGTCGGCTCCGTCGTCCGCCACCACGAGCTCGGCGTCGTGGCGCTGGCGCTGGTGAAGCAGTCGGTCGCGATGGACGCCGAGCTCACCGTGGCCGGCGCCCGCGCCGCGATCGACCCCGACGACGCCCCGGTCACCCTCGACGACACGGTCGCTGCGGCGCGTGACCGGGTCCAGGCCGTCCGGTCTGGGACCATCCCCCGGTGA
- a CDS encoding DUF2516 family protein: MLSFQGAVYAVLFYAALALTVWALADALIRPAAGYVAAGKLTKPGWAAILGLSVLVIVVFQTPLSFLGLPAVIAAIVYLVDVRPAVRGLSRGGNSW; this comes from the coding sequence ATGCTGAGCTTCCAGGGTGCCGTGTACGCGGTGCTCTTCTACGCGGCTCTGGCGCTCACGGTGTGGGCGCTCGCCGACGCCCTCATCCGCCCGGCTGCCGGCTACGTCGCGGCGGGCAAGCTCACCAAGCCAGGCTGGGCCGCCATCCTCGGGCTGTCGGTCCTGGTCATCGTCGTCTTCCAGACCCCGCTGAGCTTCCTGGGCCTGCCGGCGGTCATCGCCGCGATCGTCTACCTCGTCGACGTCCGGCCCGCGGTCCGCGGGCTGAGCCGGGGCGGCAACAGCTGGTGA
- a CDS encoding glutamate cyclase domain-containing protein, with protein MSSALADVERALLRPGARDVTGLAAAVPGQFARLAEELAAAGRAGSRVGLVTGVHIAWAPVPAAETDGPVGTAVLAAALAVLGAEPVVLTDEPCAQVTAACLEVLGAGRPEVLPVAADEGRVRARVAALGLSHLVAVERLGPAADGRVLTMRGVDVTGSTAPLHAAFALPGLVTGAVGDGGNEIGMGNVPADVVAACIAHGDRIACRVPVDALVVAGTSNWGCSGLVAGLARLAPRHRNALVALLDPRVDARVLGAATAAGAIDGVTGVPGLSVDGIPATGYADLLTDLSALARA; from the coding sequence GTGAGCAGCGCGCTCGCGGACGTCGAGCGGGCGCTGCTGCGCCCCGGCGCCCGCGACGTCACCGGGCTGGCCGCCGCCGTCCCCGGGCAGTTCGCCCGGCTGGCGGAGGAGCTCGCCGCGGCCGGTCGCGCCGGCAGCCGCGTCGGCCTGGTCACCGGCGTGCACATCGCCTGGGCGCCCGTCCCGGCGGCCGAGACCGACGGTCCGGTCGGCACCGCCGTCCTGGCCGCCGCGCTGGCCGTGCTCGGCGCCGAGCCGGTGGTGCTCACCGACGAGCCGTGCGCGCAGGTGACCGCCGCCTGCCTGGAGGTGCTCGGCGCCGGGCGGCCGGAGGTGCTGCCGGTGGCCGCGGACGAGGGGCGGGTCCGGGCGCGGGTGGCCGCGCTCGGCCTCTCGCACCTGGTCGCGGTGGAGCGGCTGGGGCCGGCTGCGGACGGGCGGGTGCTGACGATGCGCGGCGTCGACGTCACCGGCTCCACCGCCCCGCTGCACGCGGCGTTCGCCCTGCCGGGCCTGGTCACCGGGGCGGTGGGCGACGGCGGCAACGAGATCGGCATGGGCAACGTGCCCGCCGACGTCGTCGCCGCCTGCATCGCGCACGGCGACCGGATCGCCTGCCGGGTGCCCGTTGACGCCCTCGTCGTCGCCGGCACCTCCAACTGGGGCTGCTCCGGACTGGTCGCCGGGCTGGCGCGGCTGGCCCCCCGGCACCGGAACGCCCTGGTCGCGCTGCTGGATCCGCGCGTCGACGCCCGGGTGCTCGGGGCCGCCACCGCGGCCGGCGCGATCGACGGCGTCACCGGGGTGCCGGGGCTCAGCGTGGACGGCATCCCGGCAACCGGCTACGCCGACCTGCTGACCGATCTGAGCGCTCTGGCCCGGGCATAG